The window ATTGGCCAATTTGATTCATCAACCCCATGTTGGACTATGTAGGCGAACATTAATCGCTCTAATCCAAAACCAGCACAACCTGTAACTATATAATCTTCATTATCATATTTTATATTAAAATTCTTACTAAAGAAATTTTCATGATAATTAAATGATGCCACTGATATGGTATTTTTTTTATTTAAATTTATTCTTAATTCAAACTTCAAGGTCTGAAGCCTCTGATTAAATGTTTTTAAAACTGCTTCAGGACTTGCAAAAAATGGATCATTTGCTATTTCTGCATGTCCATTGAGACCCAAATCCTCCATCAAAGAAAAAGAGGCTTTCATCAATTTCTGCCTACAATCGGTTACAAAATCTTGATTACCCAAAAATACTATTTCTCTAATAGTAAAATCCCAAAGTCGTTCAATGGTCTTTTGATATCTGGATTCATGGCGAAATGATTTACCCTTGGAAGTTATCACCTTATTAAAACCATTAGTAAAAATTGAATCTTTAAATTGATGATATGTATGGTAACACATTGTTGGAGGGAGACAATAATCGACATTACCTAAATGATTTTTGACATAGTGATTTGTCTTATGTTCTTTTTTAAATTCAAAATTAAATTTTTCATAATTTTCCAAATCATTATGCAAGCTTGAAACAAACATTAATAATTGCGGAAAAGAATCTAAACATCCACATTTTTCTATAACCTTAGTTGGGATTAAAGTGGGGTATCTGAACTCCTCTGCTTTGAATAAATCACCAATGATTTTCATGATACGAGCATCCAAATAATCCATTAGTTTTATAAGTGGTTCACCAAAACCAACCTGCCCTTCACCACCAATCGTAATCACTTTATTTCGTTTCAAATTATCAAAAACATCCTCATGATATTCTCGGTCTTCTTTATTTTCCCATATTTTATTGGAATTTAATATTTTTTGGGTTGAAATTTCATTTTCAACTACCTTATTGATGTTATTAGATATTTTACGAATATTAGGGGTGTTTTCTGAGGATATTTCTAATCCTACAATATTTTCATTTTCAATTAAAATTTCAAATTCTAAAATCTCTGATGATATAAAAAATACTCTACGATATAATTCTTCATAATATTCAACACTCAGAGGTGTTTTGAATTTCACCACATTTTTCTTCACCATTATTCCTGTCCTACTTTTTCTAGTTTTTTATTTACCAACTCAACAACAGCATTAATAGTATTCATTTTTTTTATATCCAAATCCTCTCCAGTAAGCTGGAGCTTAAAGGTCTTTTCAATAAACAGTACAAGTTGCATTGCAAATAATGAGTTAACTATACCTGATTCAAAATAATCTTCCTCGTCGCCAAGTTCAATATCTTCAATAAATTCATAGAAAAAATCTTTAATTGTTTTTTTAATATAATCCATGGTTGTTTTTTTTAATTGTATTTTATTTAAAATAATATTATTTTATTAAAGGAACCTTTACAATCTCACAATGTACTTAACTAAGTTTGATGATTTAAAATTTACAAATTGTAAGGTTTCATTTAGGCAATTATACAAATATTGCTCCAAGTAGACTAGGTTAATTATAATAATATTGTTATCAATATTAAATCTATTATTTGAATTAAGAATTAATGGTATATTTAAGATTTTACTTTAATAAAAATTAAAAATTAGTATTGTATTTATAGAATCCTTGACCACTTTTTCTCCCAAGCATCCCTGCTTGCGTCATTTTATATAATAATGGACATGGCCTATATTTTCCATCTTTAAAACTATCATACAATACCTCCATAGAGTGCAATATTGTATCAATTCCTATTAAATCAGCAGTTTCTAAAGGTCCCATGGTTTGGGCGTAGCTATTTTTCAAAATATTATCTATATCTGATGCTGATGCAACATTCTCTTGAACCAAAAAAGCTGCTTCATTAATCATAAACGTCATTAAACGATTGGATACAAATCCTGGCATATCATTTATAACTATAGAATCTTTCTTCATCTTACTTAACAAATCATTTGTAACTGAAATTGTTTTATCATTAGTTAGGACACCTTTAATCACCTCCACTGAATCTTTTAATGGGACTGGATTCATAAAATGAACACCGATTACTCGTTCCGGGTTGTCAACAATATGGGCTATTTTTGTGATTGAAATACAGGATGTATTTGCAGCGAAAACTGTTGATTCTGTACAAATTGAATTGATTTTACTATAGACTTGTTTTTTTATTTCCCAATTTTCAGTAACATTTTCTATTATATAGTCTACATTCTCTAACTCTTGATAGTTAGTAGTGAACTTAATAAAATTCAATACCTCATTAACATCAATTTTATTCTTCTCTTTACTATAAATAGAATATAGCCTTACATTTTGCTGGATTCTTGCTTTAGCTTCCTTTAATTTAACCTCTGTTATATCCAGTAAAACAACTGAAATATTTTTTTGAGCCAGATTTTGTGCAACGCCAATTCCTATAGTACCGGCTCCGATCACACCAACAACTTTAAATCTATTCTTATTCTCCATTAGTATTAGTCTTGTTTAAAATTAGTAATTCTATATATCAATTTTATTTGATTTAGGATTACTTTGTCCTATATTTACTTTTTCAACTTTATTTATTCTTATATTTTCACATGCTTCATAATCCTTTTCAATTGATAATGCCAATTTATACAGGATACTATTTTCAAAAATTGCCTTCAATGGTATATCTTTATTAAAGGTATATTTAATAGATGATATAATTTGGGTGGCGAGTAATGAATGACCACCAAGTTCAAAGAAATTATCATTAATTCCCACCTTTTCAACTCCTAATAACTCTTGCCAAATTATAGCAAGATTCTTCTCTATTTCCGTCTTGGGAGGAACATATTCATTGGTCATTTGAAGATTACCTTGCGGATCCGGTAAAGCTTTCTTATCAATCTTACCATTTGAGGTTAAAGGCATGGCCTCTAAGCTTACAAACAACGAAGGAACCATATAATCAGGTAAAGTCTTTGATAGTGCTTCTCTTAGTTTCTCGATCTTCAAACCTTGACTAGCATCCACATCTTGGGAAGGAACCACATACCCCACCAATTGCTTATTTCCTGTGGCATCTTCCTTGGCCAATACAACACTCGAACTTACTTGATCTTGTTGGTTTAACACTGATTCAATCTCTCCCAACTCTATCCTAAAACCTCTGATTTTTACTTGGTCATCTAGTCTACCGATAAACTCAATGTTCCCATCTGGTAAATATCTAGCCAAATCTCCCGTCTTATAAAGTCTTGAATTTGGATCTTTACTAAATGGATCCTTTATGAATTTTTTACGCGTCAAATCAGGCTGATTCAAATAGCCTCGAGCTAATCCATTTCCCGAAATACATAACTCTCCAACAACTCCGATCGGAACAGACTTTTGGGTTTTATCAAGAATGTAGACCTTTGTGTTCTCTATTGGCTGGCCTATAGTTTCACATCCATCAAGTGTTCTTAATGAATATGTTGTATAGGTTGTATCTTCTGATGGCCCATATAAATCATAAACTTTAATATTTCCTCCCTGCTCGTATAACTCATTAACTATCTTCTTACTCAAATATTCACCTGCTAAATTTATTGTTTTTACTGTCGAAGGTATCTCTTTTTGATCAAGAAGATATTTAATTCCTGAAGGAACAGTATTTATAAAAGTTATTTTTTGTTTATTAATTGATTCTGTTACGGATAATATATTCTTCTCAAGAATTATGCTACAACCTATACTTAATGGTAAATAAAGTTCAAAAATTGATAAATCAAAAGCTATAGAAGTCGAGGCTAATGTGCCTGCCAATTCCTGTTTGGAGTACAATTTCTGAGCCCATTTTAGTAATGAAAATGTATTCCTATGCTCTACCATAACTCCTTTGGGATTGCCTGTTGAACCCGAGGTATATATAACATATGCCAGGTTATCTCCCTTAACTCCTGTTTCAATATTTGTTCTAGGAGCTTTGGCTATCTTTTCCCATTCAGAATCAAGATAAATAATCTCTGAATTTGTTTTTGGCAACTCTATTTGTTCTTGTGTTAAAACTATAGCACAATTCGTGTCTTTAAACATGTAAGAGATTCTCTCCTCTGGATAGGTCGGGTCAATAGGTACATAAGCGCCTCCTGCCTTTAGTATTCCTAACAATCCTACTATCATTTCCAATGAACGCTCTACACAAATACCTACTAAACTTTCCGCCTTTACGCCTTTACTCTGTAAATAATACGCTAGCTGATTTGACCTTTCATTTAACTCTCGATAAGTCAAAGAATCACCTTCAAATACTACGGCCACATTATCTGGGGTCTTTTCTGACTGCTCCTCAAATAATTGATGAATACATTTTTCCTTAGGATAATCTACTTGGGTGTCATTCCAATCAAAAAGTAACTGCTGCCTTTCTGAAGAAGTCAGTAACTCTATGTCTGATATTTTGATATTAGGATTAAGAATTATTGTATCAATAAGAATTTTGTAGTGTTTAATCATTCGATCAATACTGTGTCTATCAAAAAGATCCGTATTGTATTCTATTCTTCCATAAAGACCTTTTTGCGTCTCAGTAAATTCTAATGTCAAATCAAATCTAGAAACAATTTGTTCAAAATTTAGAGGCTTCAGGCTTAATTCACCGAGGGAAAGTTCACTTACCGGATTATTCTGCAAGATCATCATTACTTGAAATAACGGAGAGTACGCCAAGTTCCTATTGGGCTGTGTAATTTCAACCACTTTCTCAAAAGGAATATCTTGATTAGAATAGGCATCAAGTGTTACATTTTTTATTTGTTCAACAAAATTTAAAAAACTAAAATCATCATTCAAATTAGTTCTTAAAGCAAGTGTATTCACAAAAAATCCTATTAATGGCTCTATTTCTATTCTGGTCCTGTTCGCAATTGGCGAACCTACACAAATATCACTCTGTCCAGTATACTTATATAATAATACTTTAAACAGTGATAACAGGGTCATAAATAATGTAACATCATTATCCTTAGAAAAGGCATAGAGCTTTTCTGAAATGGATTTATTTAACTGAAAATAAACATTAGCTCCATTATACGTTTGTTCAATAGGTCTGGATTTATTAATTGGTAATTTAAGTGTTGGCAACCCGGACAATTGATTTTTCCAATATTCCGATTGTTTTGTCAAAATATCACCATCAATGTAATTCCTTTGCCAAACCGCATAATCTGCATACTGAATTTCCAAATCAGGTAAAGGAGATGATTTATTCTCATTGTATGCATTATATAAAATTGAAATTTCTTTATATAATACAGAAATTGACCACCCATCTGAAATGATATGGTGTTTATTGAGAAACAATACATGATTATCTTTTTCTAATTTATATAGTTCAATATCAATTAAACTATCATTAACTAAATCAAAATGCTTCTGAGAATTTAATTGAATTCTTTTTAGAATACTCTTAGTAGCTTTTTTTTCGGATTTATTACTAAAATCAATTATTTTAAGCTCAAATTTCGATTCTTTATTAATTTTTTGAAAAGGAAGATTGTTTATTGTAATAATATTAGTTCTCAAAACTTCATGTCTTCTTATTATTTCAGTAAAAGTTTTTTCCAAAATTTTAAAATCAAGCCTTCCTACTAATTTAGCTGCACCAGGCATATTATAAGCTGAATTATCTGAATATTGGTCTATAAACCATAAACGCTCTTGAGCAAAAGATAAAGGTAAGTGTTGTACCCTTGGAATTGCCGTAACCCTAGAAATTCCTACCGCAGATTTTGAATTAGCAATAGTTTTAGCAAAATCCATTAATATTGGTTTCTGAAATATTAATTTCAAAGGTAATTCAACATTAATTTCATCCCTAATTTTGGATATTAACTGTGTAGCTATCAAAGAATGGCCACCTAATTCAAAGAAGTTATCAAAAATTCCAATTTTACTAACACCTAATAAATCTTGCCAAATCTTGGTAAGTTTTTGCTCTATATTAGTACGGGGAGCCACATAAATATTTTCAGTTTCTATTCTCTCTTTACCTATTTCTGGTAATAAATTATCATCAATTTTCCCATTCAAGGTTAATGGTATATTTTCTATTGACACGAAATGAGACGGGATCATGAACGCAGGTAATTTTCTTTCTAAATACTTCCTGATTTCATTAATGTTCTCAATAATAGAATCTCTTTTTATGGTGTCATTTGAATATTCACGAACCTTCATATTACCAAATTGCTCGGATTTATTTATGACAACCCTACCATCAATTTTTTTATTAATGAATAAAACATTACACAGATATTTATTTTCATTCCAAACAACTTCCTTTCTATAATTATCAACACATATCTCTAATAGAGGTTTGTAACCTTCAACCGGTTCATTCCTAATTTGACTCTTGATTTCGTTCAATGTAGCTCCCTCTTCCTCAATAAGCTGAGATAAAACTTCGTCTTCTTCCAAAAAATAATTTGGGACATTTTCCAAGGATACAACATCTATATTTTCATCTTGAAGTACTTTATCTAATTTTTCATATAATTCGTTCTCCACGCTCCAATCAAATCTCTTATCAACTTCTTTTACAAAATCATTATTAATATGTAAAATTACATTATACCGATACTTATTCATTTCTGTTTGATACTTTCCCTGTTTATATCTTATATCTACATGAGAAACTCTTGGAAATCGTTTTTGTAAATAAACGAAATATTGGGGATCAATTATTAATTCTTTTTCATTCCTCATTTCGTTTTTTATTCTTTCTTTCAGAGTGTTAACAGATTGTCCTTCGTCTATTTTATACAATTCCGTCGATCTGAAAAAATCTTCCATTAATTGATAATTTCTTATATCTCCAACTATGATGAATCCCTTACCCGGAATTTTTTCCATGCTATCAACCAAAACCTTTTCAAAGTAATTAAGATTTGGAAAGTATTGAGTTACAGAATTTATAATGATAGTATCCACATCATTTACATTGAGGTTATGGATTTCATCTGCTCCTCTTAAAAACAATTCTACATTTCCGTATATATCGATTTCGGAATTAATAATTTCATTTAAATAGTTTATAGATTCTTTTGAATTATCTATACCATAATACTTTTTTAAATCTGGCACCAATTCAAATAATAGTAAACCAGTTCCACTTCCTATTTCTAATATTGTAGAGGGCTTAAATTGCTTTATTAAATCTATGGTATTTTCTAACCATTCTAACATTTCATTCTTCCCAATGGGTAGTCCTGTGAAACTACTATTCCAACCAATGAATTCGTTTTTATTTTTAGATTCAATTTTTGAATATGTATCATCATATAATGATACCCAATCCTCTACCCTTTTCCCTGTAATTATATCATTATTATTGCGATGGTTATGAAATTTAATATAGGCTACTATTTCATTAATCTTTGTAACCTTACTATTCAAGGACCTTACAATTGCTATTTCAACATTTGAATGATTTAAAAGATTGGATTCAATTTCATTGAGCTCAACTCTAAAACCACGAACCTTTACTTGATTATCTATCCTACTTATAAATTCAATATTACCATCGGAGTTGTATTTTACCAAATCTCCAGTTTTATACAATCTCTGATTGGTGTCATCTTTAAAAGGATTTTTTATAAATCGCTTGGCGGTTAGTTCAGGCTGATTTAAATACTCACGAGCTAAGCCATCTCCTGAAATATATAATTCACCAGCAACTCCTGAAGGCACAAGGTTCCGGTTTTTATCTAGAATATACAATTCTGTATTGTCAAGAGGTTTTCCAATTGGTACTGTATTTTCATATGTGTTTGATACTTCATGAAAACATGTAAAAACTGTTGACTCGGTTGGCCCATATACATGAATAATTTTACCACTTCCAAGAATGTTGTAAGCATCATTCACATGTCTATTGGAAACCAATTCACCTCCAAATAATATTTTTCTTATACTTTTTAAAGCTTCTACATTATAATCAATTATTGAATTAAATAGAGCAGTGGTAACGAATAATACACTAATATCTTTGGAAATAATGTAGTCGGTTAGTTGTTTAACGTCCATTACTATTTCCTTTTCTAATAATACTAATGTCGATCCGTTTAATAATGCTGCATATATATCAAATACTGAACCATCGAATGCATAATTTGATAATTGAAGAATATTATCATTCCTGGATATCTCAATGTAATTTAGACTCTTTGCTATTCGATAAACGCTATAATGATTAATTAAGGTTCCTTTAGGCTTTCCTGTTGAACCTGAAGTATATATCACATATGCTAAATTATTACCGATTACCTTAGAATTTATATTATCAATTGGCTCTTTATCTATTCTATCCCAATCTGAATCGAGATATAATATTTTTGAATCAAATTGAGGTAATTTTATATGCTTTTGACTTAAAACTATTTCACAATTTGCATCTTCAATCATGTATGAAATTCTTTCCTGTGGAAAAGTAGGGTCAATTGGGACATAAGCCCCTCCAGCTTTTAGAATTCCAAGAATTCCTATTATCATCTCCAAAGAACGGTCAACACAAATTCCTACAAAATCCTCTACTTTAACCCCTTTATTACATAAATAATAACTTAATTTATTAGCCCTTTCATTTAATTCTTTATAAGTTAATACTTCCTCTTTAAAGGTAAGTGCTATATTGTATGGCGTCTTTAAAACCTGTTCTTCGAAAAGTTGATGTATACATTTTTCCTTAGGATATTCTACAAATGTATCATTCCGGTCGAATATTAACTGTTTAGTTTCATGCTCTGGTAGTATGTCTAGTTCAGAAATTCTCAAATTTGGATTAGAAATTATAGATTGAATTAGTTCCTGAAAATGCCGTATCATTCTTTCTATACTATTTCTATCGAATAAATCAGTATTATACTCAATCATACCTGCCAATCCTCCAATTGTTTCCGTTAAATCTATGGTTAAATCAAATTTTGAAATAACCCGTTCAAGAGCCAAAGGTTTTAAAGTCAAGTCACCAAGAGATAGTTCACTTACAGGATTGTTTTGTAAAACAATCATTACCTGTACCAAGGGAGAATATGATATATTTCTTTCCGACAATACAGTATCTACAACTTTCTCAAATGGCACATCTTGATTATCATATGCCTCTAGAGTGGTTCGTTTTACATTTTTAACAAATTCTTTAAATGTAATTTGGTCATTTAGATTACTTCGCAAGGCAAGAGTATTAACAAAAAAGCCAATTAAAGGTTCTATTTCACTTTTAGTCCTGTTTGCTATTGGTGAACCCACGCAAATATCTTCTTGCCCAGTATACTTGTATAAGAGAACTTTAAATATGGCTAATAAGGTCATGTAAAGTGTAACATCATTATCCTTACTAAATAAATTTAATTGATCAGTTAGTTCCCTATTAATATTTAAAGGGAGATTTCTTCCATTAAATGTTTGTTCTTTCGGGCGCTGATTGTCGATAGGTAATTCTATTAATTGGGTATTATTCAATTTAACCTTCCAATATTCTAATTGTTTTTGTAATGTCTCACCTTGAATATGATTTCTTTGCCATACGGAATAATCGGAATACTGAATTTCCAATTCAGGTAATGGAGAAGGTTTTTGTTCAATAAATGCTTTATATAAAACCGAAATTTCTTTAAATAAAACATAAAATGACCATCCATCAGATATTATGTGATGTTGGTTTAAAAACAGAATATACTCTTCTTGATTAATTTTATAAAGAATTACTCTTATTAAACTATCATATGTCAAATCAAAAGGCTTTTCTGATTCCAATTTGATTTGTCCATGAATTATTTCATTAGCTTTATCATGATTTAAATAACTGTGATCAATTACATTAAGTTTAAACTTAATTTCATCTTGAATAATTTGTCTTGGCTCATTATTAATAGTTATAATATTAGTTCTTAAAACCTCATGCCTTTTAATAATTTCTAAAAATGTTGCTTCCAGAACTTTAATATCAAGATTCCCTACTAATTTTATTGCCTGAACAACATTGTAACTGGAATTATTCTCATATTGATCTATAAACCATAGACGTTCTTGGGCGAACGATAATGGTCTATATTTACTTTTTAAAAGAGTGATGATTCCTTGTTTATTATTCCGTATTTCATCTAGTATTTTATCAGTAATTATTTTTTTATCTGCTTCAATTAATAATTCTTCATTTTCAACACTTAACGAAACATTTAATTTAATCAAGTATTCTACTAACTTAATAACATCCATATCCATATCCCTATACTTTAAATTTTTCTCTATTAATAGAACAATCTGAATTATTATTTATGACTTCATCATTAAATAATCCTTGACTCTTAGTTACCATTATTTTATCAATTACATTGTTTGACTTTGCATTTTCAACAATATTTGAGAAACCTCTTAAATCCGGAGCTCCAAATAATGATTTTAATGGTAATTCTATACTGTGTTCAGTTCTAATTATTGAAATCACTCTTGTCGCCAATATAGAATTCCCTCCAAGCTCGAAAAAATTATCATTAACGCTTATTTCTTCTACACCTAATACCTTATTCCAAATAATTGCTATTTTGTATTCTGTTGGAGTGAAATTTCCTTCATTCAAATTAAATTGTACATCTTGATTATAGTTTTGTTCCTTTCTAAATAGCTCATACTTTACTTCATTTATGTCCAATTTTGAAATTATTACTTGATCATAATTTGATTGATTAATTAAATTGTAATATACTTCAGCTCCTTCCTTTTGATTTACCGTATTTAACTGTAAAAGTCTTCCCAGCCCCTGCATTTTTCCATAATCCTTTTCAATAGTTAATGAATTTTCTTTCATCATTCCTATATCGATCCAGCCTAACCAATTAGTAGAGATGATTTTAATATCTTTTCGTCCTATCTTATCTACCGCCAAATAATCCAAATAACTATTAGAAGCGCAATATTCAATTCGATTTACATCGCCCATTATACTAGCTAAGGATGATGTAAGGGCTATATATTTAGAATTACTTAGATTAAAGGTGTTAATAATATTATTTATACCATAAACTTTACCTTTAAATGCGTTTTTAACGTTTGGTAAGTCATACTTATCTACAGGAAGAGGTAAAACCCCGGCGGCATGAATTATACCATTTATATAGCCATGTTTATTTTCAATTTCTTCTTTAAGATTATTCAATTGATGTACATCTGATATATCAACATTACAAATATTAACTACCGATCCATTATCTCTAATCTCTTCAATAATTTGAAATTTCTGTTTATTATAATCAGAGCGTTGTAATTCATCAATATTATTCCTACTTACCAGAACAAATGTTACTTTATGTTTTTTTGAAATACAATTAGCCATTGCTAACCCAACTCCACCTAAACCTCCTGTAATTAAAATAACATCATTATTTTCTATTAAATTATTCTCAGGAAACGAAGGGTTTATTTTAGCAAAGCTTTCTTTCCATAACTTTCCATATCTAAAAGCCAATAATTCTTCACTTTTTTTATAAGTTTCATCTGTAATAACCTGATAAACAAAAGGTACAATAATGCTTTTATCTGTACCTACATCAATCACCCTTGCATCTAGATTAGGAAATTCATGATTAATATTCCTGGTTGCTCCTACTAAAGTTCCATTAGATGGATTTATACTATCCTTGCTGGTTATTTGAGCTAAATTATTGGTTAACACTAATAAACTCTTTAAATAATTAACATTCAGTAAATATTTATGTATCAAGAATATTGAATAAAAGTTATAATTTAACGCATCATCAAGCAGATCTATATTATCTATAGATGCACAATGAATAATAGCATCATATTTTATATCCTGTGCCTTTATTGATCTTGTCATTTCTATAAAATCTGACTCATTCACAACACTTGAAAACAAAAGACTTGAATTACTATTATTTACTAAATTCAAATCGTATGATCCTAATACTATGATATGAATCTCTTTCGCTATATCGGTAAAATCTAATGAATCCAACTGATCTTTTCTAACAAACACTAAAGCGGATTCGAATAACTTCTCTTTATTAATTATACTACTTAGATTTGTTACTGCTGACCAAATTGGTGTTGACAACCATTTATCTTTTGGCAACATTTTTAGTTGACCGTTGAGATGGTCTTGCGTGTTTCCATTTATCCAACATGTCTTATTGTCAAATTGATATGTAGGCAAATTTGTAAGCTTGTTTGCATGTTTAAACAGTTTTAAATCATTTGGCTTCCGAATAATTCCTATTTCCCAAAGTTTTCCAAAAATGTCTTCTTTGCTATTAAGATTTTTATATTTATGACTCTTTTCCTCCCTTATTGAAGGTAACAGTTTTAAAGTTCTTATTGATTTATTGTTATTTACATTTTTATATTTGTTAACAAAGTAACATAATCCATCATCTGGTCCAATTTGAATAAAACTGATTTGGCTGTTAAATTTCTCAGCAAGATTATCAATACCTTTTGCAAACTGGACGGTATTTCTAAGGTGTTTATACCAATAACTACCTTTTGAAACTTCACTCTTAGCAATTTCTCCACTTAAATTAGATATAAATATCTTTTTAGGTTGATTTAATTTGATATCACTAAACAAGCTTTCTATTTCAAATGAAATATGCTCCATCATCCTAGAATGACTTGCATATGATGTGTTCAATAGGACTGAAGGTATTTTTTCATTATCAATTTTCTCTTTAAGTTGTTTTATGGCTGCATCACTGCCTGAAATTACAATATCATCTATTGAATTAACCAGTGATATTTCACAGTTAAATTCTTTAACGATATTACTAATTTGATCTTCACTGGCATTTACAGCCAACATTCCACCTAACTCCATATTATTTAATAGCTTTGCTCTAGCTATTACAATCTTTATTGCGTCTTCTAAGCTAAATACACCTGATAAGGTCGCTGCAACATACTCACCCAGACTATGTCCTATATAACCATCTGCCCGAATACCTAGTTTTTCAATATACTCAGCAAATGCATACTCTATAATAAATATTGATATCTGTGCCCATCTAGTTTCATTTATATCATATTGTTCATTCCCCAATTCAGGATACATGACATCATAAAGGTCTA of the Zhouia spongiae genome contains:
- a CDS encoding non-ribosomal peptide synthetase — its product is MDMDVIKLVEYLIKLNVSLSVENEELLIEADKKIITDKILDEIRNNKQGIITLLKSKYRPLSFAQERLWFIDQYENNSSYNVVQAIKLVGNLDIKVLEATFLEIIKRHEVLRTNIITINNEPRQIIQDEIKFKLNVIDHSYLNHDKANEIIHGQIKLESEKPFDLTYDSLIRVILYKINQEEYILFLNQHHIISDGWSFYVLFKEISVLYKAFIEQKPSPLPELEIQYSDYSVWQRNHIQGETLQKQLEYWKVKLNNTQLIELPIDNQRPKEQTFNGRNLPLNINRELTDQLNLFSKDNDVTLYMTLLAIFKVLLYKYTGQEDICVGSPIANRTKSEIEPLIGFFVNTLALRSNLNDQITFKEFVKNVKRTTLEAYDNQDVPFEKVVDTVLSERNISYSPLVQVMIVLQNNPVSELSLGDLTLKPLALERVISKFDLTIDLTETIGGLAGMIEYNTDLFDRNSIERMIRHFQELIQSIISNPNLRISELDILPEHETKQLIFDRNDTFVEYPKEKCIHQLFEEQVLKTPYNIALTFKEEVLTYKELNERANKLSYYLCNKGVKVEDFVGICVDRSLEMIIGILGILKAGGAYVPIDPTFPQERISYMIEDANCEIVLSQKHIKLPQFDSKILYLDSDWDRIDKEPIDNINSKVIGNNLAYVIYTSGSTGKPKGTLINHYSVYRIAKSLNYIEISRNDNILQLSNYAFDGSVFDIYAALLNGSTLVLLEKEIVMDVKQLTDYIISKDISVLFVTTALFNSIIDYNVEALKSIRKILFGGELVSNRHVNDAYNILGSGKIIHVYGPTESTVFTCFHEVSNTYENTVPIGKPLDNTELYILDKNRNLVPSGVAGELYISGDGLAREYLNQPELTAKRFIKNPFKDDTNQRLYKTGDLVKYNSDGNIEFISRIDNQVKVRGFRVELNEIESNLLNHSNVEIAIVRSLNSKVTKINEIVAYIKFHNHRNNNDIITGKRVEDWVSLYDDTYSKIESKNKNEFIGWNSSFTGLPIGKNEMLEWLENTIDLIKQFKPSTILEIGSGTGLLLFELVPDLKKYYGIDNSKESINYLNEIINSEIDIYGNVELFLRGADEIHNLNVNDVDTIIINSVTQYFPNLNYFEKVLVDSMEKIPGKGFIIVGDIRNYQLMEDFFRSTELYKIDEGQSVNTLKERIKNEMRNEKELIIDPQYFVYLQKRFPRVSHVDIRYKQGKYQTEMNKYRYNVILHINNDFVKEVDKRFDWSVENELYEKLDKVLQDENIDVVSLENVPNYFLEEDEVLSQLIEEEGATLNEIKSQIRNEPVEGYKPLLEICVDNYRKEVVWNENKYLCNVLFINKKIDGRVVINKSEQFGNMKVREYSNDTIKRDSIIENINEIRKYLERKLPAFMIPSHFVSIENIPLTLNGKIDDNLLPEIGKERIETENIYVAPRTNIEQKLTKIWQDLLGVSKIGIFDNFFELGGHSLIATQLISKIRDEINVELPLKLIFQKPILMDFAKTIANSKSAVGISRVTAIPRVQHLPLSFAQERLWFIDQYSDNSAYNMPGAAKLVGRLDFKILEKTFTEIIRRHEVLRTNIITINNLPFQKINKESKFELKIIDFSNKSEKKATKSILKRIQLNSQKHFDLVNDSLIDIELYKLEKDNHVLFLNKHHIISDGWSISVLYKEISILYNAYNENKSSPLPDLEIQYADYAVWQRNYIDGDILTKQSEYWKNQLSGLPTLKLPINKSRPIEQTYNGANVYFQLNKSISEKLYAFSKDNDVTLFMTLLSLFKVLLYKYTGQSDICVGSPIANRTRIEIEPLIGFFVNTLALRTNLNDDFSFLNFVEQIKNVTLDAYSNQDIPFEKVVEITQPNRNLAYSPLFQVMMILQNNPVSELSLGELSLKPLNFEQIVSRFDLTLEFTETQKGLYGRIEYNTDLFDRHSIDRMIKHYKILIDTIILNPNIKISDIELLTSSERQQLLFDWNDTQVDYPKEKCIHQLFEEQSEKTPDNVAVVFEGDSLTYRELNERSNQLAYYLQSKGVKAESLVGICVERSLEMIVGLLGILKAGGAYVPIDPTYPEERISYMFKDTNCAIVLTQEQIELPKTNSEIIYLDSEWEKIAKAPRTNIETGVKGDNLAYVIYTSGSTGNPKGVMVEHRNTFSLLKWAQKLYSKQELAGTLASTSIAFDLSIFELYLPLSIGCSIILEKNILSVTESINKQKITFINTVPSGIKYLLDQKEIPSTVKTINLAGEYLSKKIVNELYEQGGNIKVYDLYGPSEDTTYTTYSLRTLDGCETIGQPIENTKVYILDKTQKSVPIGVVGELCISGNGLARGYLNQPDLTRKKFIKDPFSKDPNSRLYKTGDLARYLPDGNIEFIGRLDDQVKIRGFRIELGEIESVLNQQDQVSSSVVLAKEDATGNKQLVGYVVPSQDVDASQGLKIEKLREALSKTLPDYMVPSLFVSLEAMPLTSNGKIDKKALPDPQGNLQMTNEYVPPKTEIEKNLAIIWQELLGVEKVGINDNFFELGGHSLLATQIISSIKYTFNKDIPLKAIFENSILYKLALSIEKDYEACENIRINKVEKVNIGQSNPKSNKIDI